A part of Cottoperca gobio chromosome 4, fCotGob3.1, whole genome shotgun sequence genomic DNA contains:
- the LOC115007021 gene encoding regulator of G-protein signaling 5-like: MCKGLASLPTSCLERAKELKARLGSILQKSNWNLSCCKMGQNKPTLEECLKWKESFEKLLSSKYGLCAFTAFLVSEFSEENISFYFACEEYRNTKSTAKLQAKAQKIYDEFIGSEAPREVNIDHETRDITKANILVPSPDCFEPAQHKIYMLMAKDCYPRFLRSPVYRDLVCQAKPSAKATEKPQQERMV, translated from the exons AGCTGAAAGCAAGGCTGGGAAGCATTTTGCAAAAATCCAATTGGAATCTATCCTGCTGCAAAATGGGCCAAAATAA GCCAACCCTGGAAGAATGCCTAAAGTGGAAGGAGTCCTTTGAAAAGCTCTTGTCCAGCAAAT ATGGACTGTGTGCCTTCACAGCTTTCCTGGTGTCTGAGTTCAGCGAGGAGAACATTTCGTTCTACTTTGCCTGTGAAGAGTACAGAAATACCAAGTCTACCGCCAAACTACAAGCCAAAGCCCAGAAGATCTATGATGAATTCATCGGCAGCGAAGCTCCACGGGAG GTTAACATTGACCACGAAACTCGTGACATCACCAAAGCCAACATTCTGGTGCCGTCACCTGATTGCTTCGAACCGGCCCAGCACAAGATCTACATGCTCATGGCCAAAGACTGCTACCCTCGCTTCCTCCGCTCTCCAGTCTACAGGGATCTAGTGTGCCAAGCCAAACCAAGCGCCAAGGCCACCGAGAAACCCCAGCAAGAGAGGATGGTGTGA